The following proteins are co-located in the Fibrobacter sp. UWEL genome:
- a CDS encoding glycosyltransferase, which translates to MVFTTVTYVVIGLLSAFCLFYAYLEFRFFRALGTVRKGNSDVEQPPKVSILIAARNEEAGIRETLDSVMQQDYRGFWEVWVADDRSTDSTPKILEEYKAKYPEKFNVLTIKEIPEGASPKKFALSQMIEACNGEILCLTDADCIVKPTWITGIVAEFEPGIELVAGHSYIPTVKGKSSVLICMQAVETLIYRVAGTAGLAMHLPLTSTGNNLAYRKSFFKSVKGFEGVLKIQSGDDDLLMQKLAADRPWAMRYCISESTFVTTNGKETLKELWEQRKRWASKTVYYTPKIVFVLSMVFLFLLMQCVAAALSPFSFTVFAATAITFVIKCAGDLILILRGLRVFRQEHLIKWCIPVEFIHAPFTVLAVIFGVLGRFKWK; encoded by the coding sequence CGTTGTTATCGGGCTGTTGTCAGCGTTCTGTCTGTTCTACGCCTACCTGGAGTTTAGGTTCTTCAGGGCGTTGGGAACCGTACGTAAGGGCAACTCCGACGTAGAGCAACCACCTAAGGTAAGTATCCTGATTGCCGCCCGTAACGAAGAGGCTGGCATTCGGGAGACTCTGGATTCCGTGATGCAGCAGGATTACCGCGGATTCTGGGAAGTCTGGGTAGCGGATGACCGCAGTACGGACAGCACCCCCAAGATTTTGGAAGAATACAAGGCCAAGTATCCGGAAAAATTCAATGTTCTGACCATCAAGGAAATTCCGGAAGGAGCTAGCCCCAAGAAATTCGCCCTGAGTCAGATGATTGAAGCCTGTAACGGCGAAATTCTCTGCCTGACGGATGCAGACTGCATTGTGAAGCCCACCTGGATTACAGGCATCGTGGCAGAATTCGAGCCGGGTATCGAGCTGGTGGCAGGTCATTCCTACATTCCTACCGTGAAAGGCAAGTCCAGCGTGCTGATTTGCATGCAGGCGGTGGAGACTCTTATATATAGAGTGGCGGGAACGGCAGGACTTGCCATGCACCTCCCCCTGACCAGCACCGGAAACAACCTGGCTTACCGCAAGAGTTTCTTCAAGAGCGTGAAGGGTTTCGAAGGCGTCCTCAAGATTCAGAGTGGAGACGACGACCTCTTGATGCAGAAGCTGGCAGCGGACCGTCCCTGGGCCATGCGCTACTGCATTTCCGAAAGCACGTTCGTGACCACCAACGGCAAGGAAACATTGAAAGAACTTTGGGAACAGCGCAAGCGCTGGGCCTCCAAGACCGTCTATTACACACCGAAAATTGTATTCGTGCTGAGTATGGTATTCCTGTTCCTGCTCATGCAGTGTGTTGCGGCGGCACTTTCCCCCTTTAGCTTTACTGTTTTTGCGGCCACTGCGATAACATTCGTGATCAAGTGTGCCGGCGACCTGATTTTAATACTCCGAGGGTTACGTGTATTTAGGCAGGAACACCTGATCAAGTGGTGCATTCCTGTGGAATTCATACACGCCCCTTTTACAGTCCTTGCCGTTATTTTCGGCGTGCTGGGACGCTTTAAATGGAAGTAA